A stretch of DNA from Acidimicrobiia bacterium:
GAGCGCGGCGTGATCGGCGTGCTCGTGGAGCTCGGCGGCGTCGACGCGTCGGATGCCAAGGCGCGCGAGGTCGCGCACGACATCGCGCTCCACGTTGCGAGCGCGGCGCCGCGCTACGTCACCCGTGACGAGGTCCCGGCCGACGCCCTCGACAAGGAGCGCGCCGTCCTCGAGGAGCTCACGCGCAACGAGGGCAAGCCCGAGGACAAGATCCCGATGATCGTCGAGGGCCGGCTCAAGGGCTTCTACCAGGATTACGTGCTGACCGAGCAGGCGTTCGTGCGTGACCCGAAGACGACGATCGCGAAGCTGCTCGGGTCGCTCGGTGGTGGCGCCACCATCCGCCGCTTCGCGCGGGTCAAGATCGGCGAGGAGTAACCGAGGCGTCCGACGGGCGGCGGGCGGCGGACGGCAGCGACGACACCGGAGGAGACGGCGTGGCCCAGAGCCGGTTCGGACGCGTGGTGCTGAAGCTCTCCGGTGAGGCGTTCGCCGACGAGTCCGTCGGCTTCGGGATCGACGCCGCGGTCGTCCAGCGGATCGCGGAGGAGGTTGCCGCCGCACGCACCGACCTCGGCGTCGAGATCGCGATCGTCGTCGGCGGCGGGAACATCTTCCGCGGGATGAGTGGCGCGACGCGCGGCATGGACCGTGCCCGCGCCGACTACATGGGGATGCTGGCGACGGTGATCAACGCGCTCGCGCTGCAGGACGCGCTCGAGGCGGTCGATCAGCCGACACGAGTCCAGACCGCGATCACGATGGCCCAGGTCGCCGAGCCCTACATCCCGCTGCGCGCGCTCCGGCACCTCGAGAAGGGGCGCGTCGTCGTGTTCGCGGCGGGGACCGGCAACCCGTACTTCACGACCGACACGACCGCCGCGCTGCGTGCCGCGGAGATCGGCGCGGAGGCCATCCTGAAGGGGACGCACTCGGGCGTCGACGGCGTCTACAGCGCCGATCCCCGCCTCGATCCCGACGCCGTCAAGCTCGCGCAGGTGAGCCACTTCGAGGTCCTCAACCGCGGCCTCAAGGTGATGGACTCGACCGCGATCACGTTCTGCATGGACAACGAGCTGCCGATCATCGTCTTCGACGTCACCGCGCCCGGCAACATCCACCGCGCGCTCGTCGGCGAGCCGATCGGTACGCTCGTCAGCTCGAGGGAGGCGTCGTGACGCGCGAGGTGGATCATGGGTGACGACGTGCGTGGCGTGGTCGTCGCCGAGACGCGTGAGAAGATGCGCAAGGCGCTCGACCACCTGCGCGACGAGTTCGCGGGCGTTCGCAGCGGTCGCGCGGTTCCCGGTCTCGTCGAGAAGCTGAAGGTCGACTACTACGGCAGCGAGGTCCCGCTGCAGCAGCTCGCGGGGTTCAGCGTCCCGGAGCCGCGCGTGCTCGTCGTCTCGCCGTACGACAAGGGCGCGATCAAGTCGATCGAGAAGGCGATCCAGGCGAGCGATCTCGGCATCAACCCGTCGAACGACGGGCAGGTGATCCGTCTGACGTTCCCGCCGCTCACCGAGGAACGCCGCAAGGAGCTCGTGAAGGTCGTCAAGCACCGTGCCGAAGAGAGCCGCGTCGCGGTGCGCAACATCCGCCGGCAGGCGCGGCACGATCTCG
This window harbors:
- the frr gene encoding ribosome recycling factor, with amino-acid sequence MGDDVRGVVVAETREKMRKALDHLRDEFAGVRSGRAVPGLVEKLKVDYYGSEVPLQQLAGFSVPEPRVLVVSPYDKGAIKSIEKAIQASDLGINPSNDGQVIRLTFPPLTEERRKELVKVVKHRAEESRVAVRNIRRQARHDLEAFEKDGDLSEDELDRAEKELEKLTHEMVGDIDDLLARKEQELLEV
- the pyrH gene encoding UMP kinase, which codes for MAQSRFGRVVLKLSGEAFADESVGFGIDAAVVQRIAEEVAAARTDLGVEIAIVVGGGNIFRGMSGATRGMDRARADYMGMLATVINALALQDALEAVDQPTRVQTAITMAQVAEPYIPLRALRHLEKGRVVVFAAGTGNPYFTTDTTAALRAAEIGAEAILKGTHSGVDGVYSADPRLDPDAVKLAQVSHFEVLNRGLKVMDSTAITFCMDNELPIIVFDVTAPGNIHRALVGEPIGTLVSSREAS